The proteins below are encoded in one region of Shewanella putrefaciens:
- a CDS encoding methyl-accepting chemotaxis protein, translating to MKVNVATRVIGGFSIVTLLLVLLGFTSYLTNISLKDSSAMMQELSLPALKATNHLTESLSEQQRQVLIAYHAPKAANIPDIRRVFDDHSSQFKNEIVNLTQLVKSQTNLPSLISQLSDSFSAFERDSLAMFTEREAALSKQEQLIGLKKKLENAADDASSVLLDVIDLETSQNPDAQSLAASASAMDTSLGNLITTIADLVSNDEISKHELISKELEYTLGETKNRLEYVNRHAEGIVDTETLESINQDIGKVLALFEGPNSMLLLKSSQLKHTQTSNNQLSVIEKDVKTINRNMEDVSNNIESVAANMSQETIAKIDTASFRTIIVVLIAIVAAIIISIAVVNPLKRSLNQVNNALNVLASGNLTHKLDDSGHDEFAELAKNCNRLVDSLRGLIIGILDRSNQLAAAAEQTSAITAQTTSGIQEQKSQVDQVATATTELSSSAQQVSLSADQALEQIKQADQETQHMRAIAEENKRTILALADEVAKAGLVINKVQSDSASIGSILDVIRGIAEQTNLLALNAAIEAARAGEQGRGFAVVADEVRSLASRTQVSTREIQQMIEVLQQGAEQAVAAMDMGRAQANACVEKTEQANLALETISQSVHKAYDSGTHIAHAAQEQNLVSQQVSEKLEHIAAISEETAIGADQTAQSSHQVAKLAEELQASVGEFRV from the coding sequence ATGAAAGTTAATGTAGCCACCAGAGTTATTGGCGGGTTTAGCATTGTTACGCTTTTACTTGTGTTGTTAGGATTTACTTCCTATCTAACCAATATAAGCCTCAAAGATAGTTCGGCAATGATGCAAGAATTAAGCTTGCCAGCGCTTAAGGCGACTAACCATCTCACCGAGAGTTTAAGTGAGCAACAGCGTCAGGTTCTTATCGCCTATCACGCCCCCAAAGCGGCTAATATTCCCGATATTCGTCGGGTATTCGATGACCATAGCAGCCAATTTAAGAACGAGATCGTCAATCTCACCCAATTGGTCAAAAGCCAAACAAATTTACCTTCCCTTATCTCGCAACTGAGTGACAGCTTCTCCGCCTTCGAGCGCGATAGCCTAGCGATGTTCACCGAACGCGAAGCGGCCCTGAGCAAGCAAGAACAATTGATTGGCTTGAAGAAAAAACTCGAGAATGCCGCAGATGATGCCTCCTCGGTTCTCCTCGATGTGATCGATCTTGAAACCAGTCAAAATCCAGATGCCCAGAGCCTTGCGGCATCGGCAAGTGCTATGGACACTAGCCTTGGTAATCTCATTACCACAATTGCCGATTTAGTCAGCAACGATGAAATAAGTAAGCATGAGCTGATTTCAAAGGAACTCGAATACACCCTAGGCGAAACTAAAAATAGGCTCGAATATGTTAATCGCCATGCCGAGGGTATCGTTGATACCGAGACCTTAGAATCCATTAACCAAGATATAGGTAAAGTGCTGGCCCTCTTCGAAGGGCCAAACTCGATGCTGCTACTGAAATCAAGCCAATTAAAACACACTCAAACATCGAACAATCAACTGAGCGTCATTGAAAAAGATGTAAAAACCATCAACCGTAATATGGAAGATGTCAGTAATAACATCGAGTCGGTTGCCGCCAATATGAGCCAAGAAACCATAGCTAAAATTGATACGGCAAGTTTTAGAACCATTATCGTGGTGTTGATCGCGATAGTCGCAGCCATTATTATCAGTATCGCCGTGGTTAACCCATTAAAACGCTCACTAAATCAAGTGAATAATGCGCTTAATGTCTTAGCCTCCGGTAATTTAACCCACAAGCTAGACGACTCTGGCCACGATGAGTTTGCAGAACTCGCTAAAAACTGTAATCGCCTGGTAGATAGCCTACGTGGGTTGATTATTGGCATCCTAGATCGCTCGAACCAACTGGCCGCGGCAGCAGAGCAAACCTCAGCCATCACAGCGCAAACCACCTCTGGCATCCAAGAGCAAAAGAGCCAAGTTGACCAAGTCGCTACGGCAACCACAGAGCTAAGCTCGAGTGCACAACAGGTTTCATTAAGTGCCGATCAGGCGCTGGAACAGATCAAACAAGCCGATCAAGAAACCCAGCATATGCGCGCCATCGCCGAAGAGAACAAACGCACTATCTTGGCCCTCGCCGACGAAGTAGCCAAAGCGGGCCTAGTGATCAACAAAGTACAATCCGACAGTGCCTCCATAGGTTCGATTCTCGATGTGATCCGCGGTATTGCCGAGCAGACTAACCTGCTAGCACTCAATGCGGCGATTGAAGCGGCGCGAGCCGGTGAACAAGGACGCGGCTTTGCCGTGGTGGCAGATGAAGTACGAAGCCTTGCCTCTCGCACCCAAGTCTCTACCCGTGAAATCCAGCAAATGATTGAAGTGCTGCAACAGGGGGCAGAGCAGGCCGTAGCCGCCATGGACATGGGACGCGCCCAAGCAAACGCCTGTGTGGAAAAAACCGAGCAGGCCAACTTAGCCCTGGAAACCATCAGCCAGTCTGTGCATAAGGCCTATGATTCGGGCACCCATATTGCCCATGCGGCGCAGGAACAAAACCTTGTAAGTCAGCAGGTATCCGAGAAACTGGAGCATATTGCAGCCATTTCCGAAGAAACCGCCATAGGTGCCGACCAAACGGCTCAGTCGAGTCATCAGGTCGCCAAATTAGCCGAAGAGCTGCAAGCCTCAGTCGGTGAGTTTAGAGTCTAA
- the rpmA gene encoding 50S ribosomal protein L27 has translation MAHKKAGGSTRNGRDSESKRLGVKRFGGESVLAGNIIVRQRGTKFHAGVNVGIGRDHTLFALTDGKVKFEVKGPNNRKFISIEA, from the coding sequence ATGGCACATAAAAAAGCTGGCGGTTCTACTCGTAACGGCCGCGATTCAGAAAGTAAACGTCTAGGTGTTAAGCGCTTTGGCGGTGAATCAGTTCTAGCTGGTAACATTATCGTTCGTCAACGTGGTACTAAATTCCACGCTGGTGTAAACGTGGGTATTGGTCGTGACCACACTCTGTTTGCTCTGACCGACGGTAAAGTGAAATTCGAAGTTAAAGGTCCTAATAACCGTAAGTTTATTAGCATCGAAGCTTAA
- a CDS encoding threonine/serine exporter family protein, which produces MYADTQNDITRQVVRVAQLLLAYGAESDLVEEISQRLGQALGLASVELSISSNSLVLTSLVHGRCITTTRRIREHGINMTIVCELQRICLLAEKGLYGPNEVRKRLARIEPKTYPPLLVIVMIGLSCASFCHLFGGDIAASVITFFASAVGMSVRLAIAKRHFNLLVNFAVTAFVTSLIAQTGYLFSLSETPQSAMAASVLMLVPGFPMINAISDMVKGHMNVGISRWGHATLLTVSSVIGITIAMQLGGIFL; this is translated from the coding sequence GTGTACGCTGATACTCAAAATGATATTACTCGGCAGGTTGTGCGCGTAGCACAACTGTTACTGGCCTACGGTGCAGAATCTGATTTAGTTGAAGAAATCAGTCAGCGCCTAGGTCAGGCTTTGGGCCTTGCCAGCGTTGAGCTTTCCATTTCTTCAAATTCCCTTGTGTTAACCAGTTTGGTTCACGGTCGTTGCATCACAACAACCCGGCGTATTCGTGAGCATGGTATTAACATGACTATAGTCTGTGAATTGCAACGCATCTGCTTATTGGCCGAAAAGGGCTTATATGGGCCGAATGAGGTCCGTAAGCGTCTTGCCCGCATTGAGCCTAAAACTTACCCTCCATTGCTCGTCATCGTTATGATAGGTTTATCCTGTGCGAGCTTTTGTCACCTATTTGGCGGTGATATCGCGGCAAGTGTGATCACTTTTTTTGCCTCGGCAGTCGGGATGTCGGTTCGTCTCGCGATTGCTAAACGTCACTTTAATTTACTGGTCAACTTTGCGGTCACCGCTTTTGTGACAAGTTTAATTGCTCAAACTGGGTATCTGTTTTCCCTAAGCGAAACTCCGCAGTCCGCCATGGCCGCCAGTGTGTTGATGCTAGTGCCGGGTTTTCCGATGATTAATGCGATTTCGGATATGGTGAAAGGGCATATGAACGTAGGTATCTCCCGCTGGGGGCACGCGACCTTGCTGACGGTTTCATCCGTGATTGGCATTACCATTGCGATGCAACTTGGCGGGATTTTTCTATGA
- a CDS encoding symmetrical bis(5'-nucleosyl)-tetraphosphatase — translation MAHYFVGDVQGCFVELQRLLAKVDFNPSRDELWAVGDLVARGPDSLATLRYFQSLGDSAKTVLGNHDLHLLALHGKLKRDKPSDNLTPLLNAPDIDGLVDWLRQQPLMRELPEQRVIMTHAGVPPQWSLDILRQESALVSHALKQADYLEALIGQMYSDMCDRWDPTTLGLNRLCFCINALTRMRYLYVDGHLDFACKQPPEDCTNPQLRPWFEFTSPLRQSHTLVFGHWAALMGKVNDPQLKALDTGCCWGEHLTLWHLEKDQKITQKRLKKS, via the coding sequence GTGGCCCATTATTTTGTTGGTGATGTTCAAGGCTGTTTCGTCGAATTACAGAGATTACTCGCCAAAGTCGACTTTAACCCATCCCGAGATGAACTCTGGGCTGTGGGCGATCTTGTTGCGCGGGGCCCAGACTCCTTAGCCACCTTGCGCTATTTTCAATCCCTCGGCGATTCGGCCAAAACCGTATTGGGCAACCATGATCTGCATCTGCTCGCCCTCCATGGCAAATTAAAACGGGATAAACCCAGCGATAACCTCACTCCCCTGCTCAATGCACCCGATATCGATGGTTTGGTTGATTGGCTGAGGCAACAACCGCTCATGCGGGAATTACCCGAACAGCGAGTCATTATGACCCATGCGGGCGTTCCGCCTCAGTGGTCACTCGATATTCTCAGGCAAGAATCGGCACTGGTCAGCCATGCCCTCAAACAAGCTGATTACCTTGAGGCTTTAATAGGTCAAATGTATTCAGATATGTGCGATCGCTGGGACCCGACGACATTAGGCCTCAACCGATTATGTTTTTGCATTAATGCGCTCACCCGCATGCGCTATCTCTATGTGGATGGGCACTTAGACTTTGCCTGTAAGCAACCCCCTGAGGATTGCACGAACCCACAGTTACGCCCTTGGTTTGAATTTACATCGCCGCTACGTCAAAGCCACACACTCGTCTTTGGCCACTGGGCTGCCCTGATGGGGAAAGTCAACGATCCCCAATTAAAAGCGTTAGATACGGGGTGCTGCTGGGGTGAACACCTCACCCTATGGCATCTTGAAAAAGACCAAAAAATTACCCAAAAAAGGTTAAAAAAGAGTTAA
- the cgtA gene encoding Obg family GTPase CgtA: protein MKFVDEAVIRVEAGDGGSGCVSFRREKYVPDGGPDGGDGGDGGSVYLQADENFNTLIEFRFERFHMAERGENGRGRDCTGHSGKDLILKVPVGTRAIDHDTEEVLGDLTTHGQKLLVAKGGFHGLGNTRFKSSTNRAPRQKTLGTPGEVRSLKLELLLLADVGLLGMPNAGKSTFIRAVSRATPKVADYPFTTLVPNLGVVNPRPGQSFVIADIPGLIEGAAEGAGLGIRFLKHLERCRILLHIIDIEPIDGTDPVESARAIVGELEKYSPKLASKPRWLVFNKTDLLLEEELQEKVERIVKELEWEGDVYTISAYNREGTKELALKLLDYIMSLPPEDNEVNPDDEVEFKWDNYHQANLDSINEDYDDDFDDDFDDDDYDVEVIYQR from the coding sequence ATGAAGTTTGTCGATGAGGCAGTAATTAGGGTCGAAGCGGGCGACGGCGGTAGCGGTTGCGTAAGTTTTCGACGCGAAAAATATGTACCTGATGGTGGTCCTGATGGTGGTGACGGTGGTGATGGCGGCAGTGTTTATCTGCAGGCCGATGAAAACTTCAACACCTTAATCGAATTCCGCTTCGAACGTTTTCACATGGCTGAGCGCGGTGAAAATGGTCGAGGCCGTGATTGTACTGGTCACAGCGGTAAAGATCTGATCTTAAAGGTCCCTGTGGGAACCCGTGCCATTGACCATGATACTGAGGAAGTGCTCGGTGATTTGACCACCCATGGCCAAAAACTCTTAGTGGCTAAGGGCGGTTTCCATGGTTTAGGTAATACTCGTTTTAAGAGCAGTACCAACCGTGCCCCGCGGCAAAAGACCTTAGGTACACCCGGCGAGGTCCGTAGCTTAAAGCTTGAGCTATTACTGCTTGCCGATGTGGGCTTGCTCGGTATGCCTAATGCGGGTAAATCGACCTTTATTCGTGCCGTGTCCCGTGCTACGCCTAAAGTTGCCGATTATCCCTTCACGACTTTGGTCCCCAATTTAGGTGTGGTCAATCCGCGTCCTGGCCAGAGTTTTGTGATTGCCGATATTCCCGGTCTTATCGAAGGTGCGGCCGAAGGTGCGGGTTTAGGTATTCGCTTCTTAAAGCATCTTGAGCGTTGCCGCATTTTACTGCATATCATTGATATTGAACCCATCGATGGAACCGATCCGGTTGAATCGGCGCGTGCCATTGTGGGTGAGCTTGAAAAGTACTCCCCTAAATTGGCGAGTAAACCGCGTTGGTTGGTCTTTAACAAAACCGATCTGCTGCTCGAAGAAGAGCTGCAAGAGAAGGTTGAGCGCATCGTTAAAGAGCTAGAGTGGGAAGGCGATGTTTATACTATCTCTGCCTATAACCGCGAAGGCACCAAAGAGCTAGCCTTGAAGTTACTGGATTATATTATGAGTCTTCCACCTGAAGACAATGAAGTTAATCCTGACGATGAAGTCGAGTTCAAGTGGGATAATTATCATCAAGCCAATCTTGATTCCATTAATGAAGATTATGATGATGATTTCGATGACGACTTTGATGATGACGACTACGATGTAGAAGTGATCTACCAAAGATAA
- the rsmA gene encoding 16S rRNA (adenine(1518)-N(6)/adenine(1519)-N(6))-dimethyltransferase RsmA — protein MSNKVHLGHTARKRFGQNFLTDGNVINRIVGAIAPDNDHVMVEIGPGLGALTEPVALAVDNLTVVELDRDLVERLHQHPVLKDKLTIHQGDALQFDFSQLSVPGKKLKVFGNLPYNISTPLMFHLFEFAEQIETMHFMLQKEVVLRLSASPGCKAYGRLTVMAQYFCQVVPVLEVPPHSFTPAPKVDSAVVRLLPYAEKPFPCKDVNVLRQLCTTAFNMRRKTLRNNLKHMLSDAEFEQLGIDQSQRPEQISVEQYVAMANMVCDKRA, from the coding sequence ATGAGCAACAAAGTACATTTAGGCCACACGGCCAGAAAGCGTTTTGGACAAAACTTCTTAACCGACGGCAATGTGATTAACCGCATTGTGGGCGCTATCGCCCCCGATAATGACCATGTGATGGTGGAAATCGGCCCGGGCCTTGGCGCCCTAACGGAGCCCGTCGCACTCGCAGTCGATAATTTAACCGTAGTGGAATTAGACCGCGATCTGGTTGAACGCTTGCACCAACATCCGGTTCTTAAGGATAAGTTGACCATTCACCAAGGCGATGCCCTGCAGTTTGATTTTAGTCAGCTCAGCGTTCCTGGTAAAAAACTCAAAGTTTTTGGTAACTTGCCCTATAACATCTCAACACCTCTAATGTTTCACCTGTTCGAATTTGCCGAGCAGATTGAAACCATGCACTTTATGCTACAAAAGGAAGTCGTCCTACGCTTATCGGCAAGCCCAGGTTGCAAAGCCTACGGCCGTTTAACTGTTATGGCGCAGTACTTTTGCCAAGTTGTGCCCGTACTGGAAGTCCCGCCCCACAGCTTTACGCCAGCCCCTAAGGTGGACTCTGCGGTTGTACGCCTTTTACCCTATGCAGAAAAGCCTTTCCCATGTAAAGATGTGAACGTGCTGCGCCAGCTTTGCACTACTGCATTTAACATGCGCCGCAAGACGTTACGCAATAACCTCAAACATATGCTGAGCGATGCAGAATTTGAGCAATTAGGCATAGATCAAAGCCAGCGACCAGAGCAGATCAGCGTCGAGCAATATGTGGCGATGGCAAACATGGTATGTGATAAAAGAGCTTAA
- the apaG gene encoding Co2+/Mg2+ efflux protein ApaG — MSALDTSIRVEVKTEYIEQQSSPEDEKYLFSYTITIINLGDQAAKLETRHWIITDANGNISEVQGAGVVGETPTIPPNTAYQYTSGTVLDTPLGIMHGTYGMVSESGERFQAIIKPFRLATPGLLH; from the coding sequence ATGAGCGCATTGGATACCTCTATTCGAGTCGAAGTCAAAACTGAGTATATTGAGCAACAATCCTCCCCCGAGGATGAAAAGTACCTCTTCAGTTACACCATCACCATTATTAACCTCGGCGATCAAGCGGCAAAACTTGAAACCCGCCATTGGATCATCACCGACGCCAATGGCAATATCAGTGAAGTTCAAGGTGCAGGCGTTGTGGGTGAAACCCCAACAATTCCCCCGAATACTGCCTATCAATACACCAGTGGCACTGTGCTGGATACGCCCCTTGGCATCATGCACGGCACTTATGGTATGGTCAGCGAATCGGGTGAACGCTTTCAAGCGATCATTAAACCCTTCCGTTTAGCAACGCCTGGTCTATTACATTGA
- the folA gene encoding type 3 dihydrofolate reductase: protein MRIAMIAAMANNRVIGKNNKMPWHLPEDLRHFKAMTLGKPVVMGRKTFESIGRPLPGRHNIVISRQVDLVIEGVTCVTSFEAAKQAAGDCEELVVIGGGQLYAEVLPQADILYLTQIDLEVEGDTYFPEWNEEHWQETESLSSINADGLEYRFINLTKKC from the coding sequence ATGCGCATTGCTATGATAGCCGCGATGGCAAACAATCGAGTCATTGGAAAAAACAATAAAATGCCATGGCATCTTCCAGAAGATTTGCGCCACTTTAAAGCAATGACCTTAGGCAAACCCGTGGTGATGGGGCGCAAAACCTTTGAATCCATAGGTAGACCCCTTCCTGGACGACATAACATAGTGATTTCGCGTCAAGTTGACCTCGTGATTGAAGGGGTCACTTGTGTGACGTCCTTCGAGGCGGCAAAGCAAGCTGCAGGTGATTGTGAAGAATTAGTTGTGATCGGCGGTGGACAGCTCTATGCCGAAGTGTTGCCCCAGGCTGATATCCTCTACTTAACTCAAATTGACTTAGAGGTTGAAGGCGATACCTATTTCCCTGAATGGAATGAGGAGCATTGGCAGGAAACGGAATCCTTATCGAGTATAAATGCCGATGGGCTGGAATATCGCTTTATCAATTTGACAAAAAAATGTTAA
- a CDS encoding threonine/serine exporter family protein, with product MMELLTILLHDAFFSAIPAVGFAMVFNVPKRFLPYCALAGAIGHSSRTLMLQFGLPIEWATFAAAAIIGTITIGFAKRHLAPPLMYAVAAIIPMIPGTYAFNTVIALVQLTAQSQVSQELTGQVISNGLKTVFILGALSVGLALPSLLYFRTRPVIQ from the coding sequence ATGATGGAATTGTTGACGATACTGCTCCATGACGCTTTCTTTTCCGCTATTCCGGCCGTGGGTTTTGCCATGGTTTTTAATGTGCCCAAGCGTTTTTTACCCTACTGTGCCTTAGCCGGAGCGATAGGACACAGCTCGCGTACCTTAATGCTGCAATTTGGTCTGCCTATTGAGTGGGCAACCTTTGCGGCTGCGGCGATCATAGGCACTATCACTATCGGATTTGCAAAGCGTCATCTGGCCCCCCCTTTGATGTACGCTGTCGCGGCCATTATTCCAATGATCCCTGGTACTTACGCCTTTAATACTGTGATTGCCTTAGTGCAGTTGACGGCCCAGTCGCAGGTGAGTCAAGAGTTGACGGGGCAAGTGATCAGTAATGGTTTAAAAACTGTCTTTATTTTGGGTGCTTTATCGGTTGGGCTCGCGTTGCCGAGTTTGCTGTATTTTAGGACCCGTCCCGTTATTCAATAA
- the pdxA gene encoding 4-hydroxythreonine-4-phosphate dehydrogenase PdxA has protein sequence MTTKRIAVTPGEPAGIGPDLVVQLAQQAWPAELVVCADPELLASRAKRLGLPVAFRPYLPDQAPRPQEAGTLTIAPFKLVSQAICGQLDEQNSAYVVETLRYAGEKNMSGEFDAVVTGPVHKGIINQAGISFSGHTEFFAHQANCPDVVMMLATPGLQVALVTTHIPLAYVAKAITRQRLHHIIKILHADLISKFGISSPKIYVCGLNPHAGEDGHLGREEIDVIIPALNELREEHQMNIVGPLPADTLFQPKYLRDADVVLAMYHDQGLPVLKSQGFGKSVNITLGLPYIRTSVDHGTALDLAGTGKADIGSFVCALNKAIELSSKN, from the coding sequence TTGACCACTAAACGTATTGCCGTTACCCCGGGTGAACCTGCTGGTATCGGCCCCGATTTAGTCGTACAACTGGCTCAGCAGGCTTGGCCCGCTGAGTTAGTCGTTTGTGCGGATCCCGAATTATTGGCAAGTCGTGCAAAACGACTCGGCCTGCCAGTGGCTTTTCGTCCCTATCTGCCAGATCAAGCGCCAAGGCCCCAAGAGGCCGGCACCTTAACCATAGCGCCATTCAAATTAGTCAGCCAGGCTATATGTGGTCAACTCGATGAGCAGAACAGTGCCTATGTAGTTGAAACCCTTCGCTATGCCGGTGAAAAAAACATGAGCGGCGAGTTTGATGCCGTTGTCACTGGCCCTGTACATAAAGGGATTATCAATCAAGCAGGCATTTCCTTTAGCGGCCATACGGAGTTTTTTGCCCACCAAGCAAATTGCCCCGATGTGGTAATGATGCTGGCGACACCGGGATTGCAGGTAGCGCTAGTCACCACCCATATTCCGCTGGCCTATGTGGCAAAGGCGATTACACGTCAAAGATTGCACCATATTATCAAGATCTTACATGCCGACCTTATTAGTAAATTTGGCATTAGCTCACCTAAAATCTATGTCTGTGGGTTAAATCCCCATGCGGGTGAAGACGGACATTTAGGGCGGGAAGAAATCGATGTGATCATTCCAGCACTGAATGAGTTAAGGGAAGAGCATCAAATGAATATTGTCGGCCCATTACCGGCCGATACCCTATTCCAACCTAAATATCTACGGGACGCCGATGTCGTTTTGGCCATGTACCATGACCAAGGGCTTCCCGTTCTCAAGTCACAGGGATTTGGCAAATCGGTAAACATCACCTTAGGTTTACCCTATATTCGTACCTCGGTTGACCATGGTACGGCGCTCGATCTCGCGGGTACAGGCAAGGCCGATATCGGTAGTTTTGTCTGTGCTCTGAATAAAGCCATTGAGTTATCCTCAAAAAACTAA
- a CDS encoding DUF3718 domain-containing protein: MRLMPVALAALIGFSYVSVPATAKAAEADPLVASICDYVKANDKNRLRKKLKESRVKLRQIYSGISCDGQSLLRTAYGANANDAGEFVAKRLSVTELSVPEADGMTIQAWAEGNGHGASPITAAIKERLGAAAGGEEE, encoded by the coding sequence ATGCGTCTTATGCCTGTAGCCTTGGCTGCACTCATCGGTTTTAGCTATGTTTCTGTTCCAGCAACGGCAAAAGCCGCTGAAGCTGATCCCTTAGTCGCCAGTATCTGCGACTATGTAAAAGCGAACGATAAAAACCGTTTACGTAAAAAGTTAAAAGAAAGCCGCGTAAAATTACGTCAGATTTATAGCGGTATCAGCTGTGATGGTCAGAGCCTGTTGCGTACAGCCTATGGCGCGAATGCAAACGATGCCGGTGAGTTTGTGGCGAAGCGTCTGTCGGTTACTGAACTGAGTGTTCCCGAAGCGGACGGTATGACGATTCAAGCCTGGGCAGAGGGTAATGGCCATGGCGCTAGCCCAATCACTGCGGCTATTAAAGAACGTTTAGGTGCCGCTGCGGGTGGCGAAGAAGAATAA
- the rplU gene encoding 50S ribosomal protein L21 → MYAVFQSGGKQHRVAPGHTVRLEKLEVATGSTVEFDQVLLIADGETVHVGAPLVAGGKVVAEVVSHGRGEKVTIVKFRRRKHHDKKMGHRQWFTEVKITAINA, encoded by the coding sequence ATGTACGCTGTTTTTCAAAGTGGTGGTAAACAACACCGTGTAGCCCCAGGCCACACAGTTCGTTTAGAGAAATTAGAAGTTGCAACTGGTTCAACTGTTGAATTCGATCAAGTTTTATTGATCGCTGACGGTGAAACTGTGCACGTTGGTGCTCCTTTAGTAGCTGGCGGTAAAGTCGTTGCTGAAGTAGTAAGTCATGGTCGTGGCGAGAAAGTAACTATCGTTAAGTTCCGTCGTCGTAAGCACCACGACAAGAAGATGGGCCACCGTCAGTGGTTCACTGAAGTTAAAATTACTGCTATCAACGCATAA